Genomic segment of Cottoperca gobio chromosome 6, fCotGob3.1, whole genome shotgun sequence:
CTATTTATGAATCAAACACTTCATCATGTCTGATGTCGGAGGGATGTCCTGGAGTTTCAGTAGACCTCCACTAAACAAGagtagagggaggaggaaggatcCACTGATTATTAGGATGGATGAGTGGCGCTATCATATCTGTCCAGCCTCTACAATTCAGATAAAGATGTCTTATGTATTGGGCTGCCCAGTGAATATATCTGCCTCCATCTCCATTTGGTTCGGTAGGCTGTTTATTCTTAGTTTGAACTGTTAATAAGTATTGATCaagaaaacatactgtatataaaaggATGAGACAAACACAATTTGAATACATaccaataatttaataaattgaAGAACATCATCCTCACATCTCTTTTCTTGATTATCAGTTTCCAGATTTTTACTAGGGGGAAGAAGCAGGGAGATCATTCCCATCGATTAAAGACTTTCCAAAAAGCCAGACGGATAGTCATAAGTGTTTGCGACGGTATTTCTCATAATCAATTTCTGCCAATTTAACAAGGACAAGGACATATTTAGAATAAAAATGCTCAATGCAAGAGTTGCAGCCTGAAAAAAGGCAAACCAAGGGAAACAGCCTGAAGTCAGAGACCAGGGAGGGGAaagtgagacagagggagagagcaggagtcaggttgaggaggaggagggaggctgagagagaaagagaggcgaGCACAGAGGCAGGCGTTGCCTTTTCTGGTAGTTAAAGTCGCTAGAAGAACAAGCAGGAATTCTTTGTGCTGCAGAAGGGCTGAGATATAAACCAGACTGTAGAGGCTGATATATGAAGAGAGGGGAGACACTGCTGTCTATGGACTAAACTTCAGCTACTGCTCAGGTATTGTAAACTAacgggcactgtagtttttatgtTTCTGCCCGTGTCATGAAGCTGTCTTGGGTGGTCCCCTGTACTTGGATGTGTAACTGATTTGGAGCTCATAATAtgaattacttttttattgaatttagcatgttttttttgtcgCTGTGAGGGTTTGTTACTTATTATAAAAGCTCACAAAACTGTGAAATTACAATGATCTTAAGCTGAGATTCATTTTAtggtgtaaaaatgtattttaattcaattttaatttaaaaaaagatataaaatatataaaatatttaaaaaatataaaaaagattagCTAACTGTGCACATTATGTACATATTATGATAATGTGAAATTATAATCTAAAAATAactgcaaacattgtgaaaataataatgatatgaaACAAATATACCGCAGTAATTAGATTTTCCAAGCATGTGTTTCTCCTCGTGAAATATTGTCGCTCAAGAATGCAACACAAGATAATCGATGAGTGATCGATTGACTGCTCATGATATCGCAATTGTGTCTTTCAGTTAGAAAGTCAGGAGAATCTTTTGGGCATCATGGACGATGACTTCGACCACCGCATGGAgctgaggaggcagaggagagagcagatgCGCCTCGACACTGACAAGTGAGTGAACCATCTAAGAATAAACAAATGTGCAAAAgaatacatacaaaaacacacattcatggaCATGCACACTCAAACACTTGGTAGAAAAAGTGTATGCATGGTGATAATTTTACAAATGCTATAAAAGGACTCAACATCTTGAATTGAAGCCTCATTAGTTTTATCAGTGTTTCGCTGTCTGACTCAAACCTGACACATTTTCAGCTTCAGTGCACATTACAACATTCCCCGCCTTTAATAAACCACTTGTGCAGTCATTACCAAACACCAGCTGCTCAATACTTTGTAGTGTGGTTTAATCTAGTGGAAAAGTAATTGTTTTAACCCATATAGGACAAACTTTACTATAACAAGGTGTTCGAGagtttactgtttgtctttggGTTTTTGCATTTCTGCTTGAGGGAGTTGTGAGTGCCCGTGTGTCTCCACATGGTGCAGCAGAGTGGAGCGGACAGGACTTGGACGGTGCTCAGGCGATGACGACTTAATGATCTCCTCTGCCTCTTTGGCTCATTAGAGCCGAGCTGCAGTGTGGATTAGTTTGTCGCTCTCTGTCGtcgccctccctctctctttgtgctCAGATTAATATTACAATACCACTATTGTGGTGCAAAGATGCAGGTTTGACTCTGTTGAGTGCATCCCATAACATCATAAGAACAAAAGGTCAAATGATCCGCAATTATGTGAAACTTTAAGGGAATGCAGAGGAATGGAGGAAAGTCGAACTTGAACGTCTTTAAAAGTTGCCCACGGTACAATTCAATTAGTTAAGCTACAGtttcaatgtaaacaaacaagacaataCGTCTCCTGAGATGTCATGTAAagtggaaacaaacacacaaacacatgtagcCGTCAGCTGATGCTTGATTAAAGAGGACTTCAAATGAGTATCAAACATTAGGATGAACTTTGAGCCTACAGAAAGATTAATCAAAGACAAGCATTCATTGAATTATATTGTTTTAGATCTGAACCCCTGTAGCTATAGTTTTCAGAGTTAAAAAAATAGACATGGAAACCATTTGAAAATATAACATTGGAACATGTTGATACCTGGAAGTGCCATTTCCATCCCAACCCTCATTCATTAACTTGCTTTTGTAAAGTGTCCAGAGTATTATCTGTCTCGACTTCCATTGTTGTAAAACCACATTATTGAGCCACAtcgttgcactgggtgacatgtttcTTCCCTAGAGCACCAagtgtgtattaatccacagctgaaaatagtcctcaACATTTTGCCGTGACCAGATTGTCAAGTTGTGCATACAATCAACCGCAGCTCAACACATTATTTTCTTCTAGTTGAGAAGTCAGTTGCAGTCTTATCAAATGTCCTATCAGAGCTCCAGTGGAAAAAAGGTATTCCTAACCATTTTCTCACagtcctgcagctctgcagctctgcagctctgccagCAGTGCCAACCCAGCCTGCGCTCTGCTCCTCTGCAGCCAGAGGAAATGCTGCAGACGCTGTAATGTTTTCACTGCCATTTCTATTTCAGCACAAGATAGCCTGAACACTTGACAGTTTTGAGTAAAGTTGTTAGTTAGCCAAGAAGCTCTCATCATATCCCTACATTTATTATGTTTCATGAAAGGTAACTGCAACATTTTGACAGCACTCTTCTTGCAGCAGGCCTCGAGCTTTGGGTGAAGTAATATCTAATTGATCTACTTCCTCAATGATTTGCCTGGACGACCCATGTCATGCCAGGAAAACCTTTGCCTGAGGATTTATTGGATTCCTgccttgtttgtttctgtttgaaagacagaaaggacTCTTGTGGTTCCCATCACCTCTTCCTCTCACAACATCTGTAAATCATTGTGATtcaggaagagaagagggaaaTAATACCCATGCTCTATCAATTGGCCATTTCAAGCTCTCTCCGTGCCTCATAAAGCCTGGTAATGCTTGGAAATCTCTCTGTGGGTCTACTCACAGTTGGATTAAGGTCAATGGCAGGATGTGAGCTGATGAGGAGGattgaaagagaaagacaggaggGTAAAGATTTCATGTTGGTGATTTTTTCCATCCTTTCAACCTTTTTCTACCCGTTCTGTCTctgattaaatgtgttttttatattaataaatgccaAAGGAGTCattcctttttctgttttccctCTGTTGTGGTATCTCCCATCTCCATCATGTCTCATGAGGTCAGACATTGTGGCTCATAGCGGTTCACAACTTAAATGTGAAAGGTTCATCAGATACTCGTCTTATACAAaataatgtgtatatttaagatttctctctatttttttcttttttcttgtgcAAAATAGATACTTTCAGCTCGTCGGGGCTCTAAAAATCATTACAATTAATGAACTAATCACATCTCATGTCCACACTTACAGATCTTATTTTCAATACATATTGTTTACATGCTCAAACGTGCCTGTTGCGTGTGATATTTCAGGGTGGATAACACCAacgatgatgaggaggaggaagcccGGGAGCAAAGGAGACGtgcgagggaggagaggaagaagatgagggACACAGAGGAGCCTGAAAGCCCTGATGTAACTAACAGGTACAACGTACACACAGTTCCTGGGGAGAAAGCCGACGAAGGACAACAACTATTTAAACTATCTAAAACAAGATTTATGAGACAGTTAAGAGAGACACGTCCCACCTGGGATTTCGTTCTTTCTAAACAGCTGTAGACCAAAGCAAGATAGTTGATGTCATTTGTTGGACAGCAGAGAGGTGTTGCCTGCTGGAGATTTATGTCACTGCGCTGGGTGGATTTACAGTTTGCTGCTCTCAGTACTTGATTATCCTCAGGTATGTTCAGGACTAAGAGCTTATGGtctgaaggagagagagagatttaataGATTTAGTTAcattgcagatttagattattaatacagaatataatcaACTCATTAATTATGATATAGTATTAAAGGTTAAGATACCCGACGGTacataaagtaattaaatgagctccacctttagcagctgcaacattaaagggatTGATGAATAATTaggatataattatataatatagttgATTCTGAAATAGCCCATaatgcataatgagtacttttataTTTGGTTGCTAATACTTTTTTTTAGCTTaagctgttttttaaatgcatttaggTAGTTCATTCAGAGTGACGGACACACATTCATAAACAAGTACATTTCATGTGCTTACAGTGTGACGGAGACCGAGTCCTCAGCCACGGCCGATGCTGAAGGAGCAGATGATGACGATGCTTTGCTGGAGCGCCTGGCCAAGAGGGAGGAGCGCCGGCAGAAGAGAATGAAGGAGGCcatggagagacagaaggagttTGACCCCACTGTCAGCACCAGCAATGGCACAGACAGCGGACTGGAAGAGCAGTCCTCCATCAGCAGCAGTAGACAACGACATACAGAGGACGATGAGGAGAAACCAGCCGAAGACTCTGATATGAATTCCTGGAGAAAAGATGAAGAGGACAATAATGATGAGAAGGTACAGTGAAAGATGTCTGCAGATTTCAAGACGGTTTGGGTTGAGATTATTCTGTTgtagtttatgtttattttctcccaACAGGAATCTGTTGAGGAATCAAGAACAGCGAGCACAAGAAATGAGGTATGGTCTTTCAGCTTAGCTTTCTGCTACCTTACTTTTGTTGACTGACATGCATcaattgaaaacaaaactgtattttacaGGAGGAGATTGAGGAGAAGGCTGCAGCAACAGAAGCAGAGGTGGAGCAGCCTGATTTAGGAAAGAATGAAGCTGTTCCTGATGTTGacaaggaggaaagagaaaataaggaaAGGCAGCAAAAAGAAATGGAACAAAAGCTGAGgatagaagaggaagaaaggcaAAAAGGGGAAATGGAGGAGAAGCtcaagaaagaggagaaagaaaggcagctgaaggaggaggaggaaagaaagaaaatgggagaggaggaacaacaacaaagggaaatggaggagaggctgagaaaagaggaagaggaaaagaagaaaaaggagaaaatggaaaaagaagaggaggaaaaacagaaaagagggatggaagagagacagaagaaagaggaggaggacaaacGAAAAAAGGAGATggagcaaaagaagaagaaagaggaggaagaaaaacgCAAGACAGAgctggaagagaagaagaaaaaggaggaggaagaaaaacagaagaagaaagagctggaggagaagaagaaaaaggaagaagaagaaaaacggAAAAAGGAggctgaggagaagaagaagaaagaggaagaggacaagctcaaaaagagagagacggaagagaagaagaagaaagaggaggtaTTGATGGGATTTATTACATAACAGCCCCTTTAAAAAGCTGGAAAAGTcaaatgaaagacagaaaacagacatttattatGTAACCCGAGTCCTTAATCCTTCAGATTAGTGACACTGAGGGACCTCATTTGATTTATCCAGACTTTGTTCTCAGTTTGCAGATATGATgtgatatttttattattttaataattttcttCTATTCCTTTACAAGGAAGAGAAGCCGAAGAGATTTGGTTTCAAGGAAAAGGTAAAATAAACGTGTCATATAAatgatattctttttaaatattgaatatgTGAGTAGAAACAGTATTTGGTCCTTTTTGCCAGACTGAACCAGCCAAACCGAACGGAGGACTCTTTGAGAATAAACttaagaaaacagagaagataTCAAGGTAAAGTTATCGTTTTCAACTCCTCAGTATTTCTTGATTTCATGCGTACTGCGCTttaaataattgtgtgtgttggtgtgcaggGACAATGCTCCCTCCACCAAGGCAGACGACAAGGAGCGACAGGAGGCCgagaagaagctgcaggagctgaAGCGCCGGAGAAACGATGCAGAAAGCGAGGATTTTGAGAAGATgaagcagaagcagcaggaCGCAGAGGTCGAGCTGGATGacctgaagaggaagagagaggatagaAAGAAGAtcatagaggaggaggagaagcagaagaaacaggagctggaggacaAGAAAGCCAAAGAACAGGTGAGGATGGATTTTACAGTCAGGGACGAACTATAACAATGAACAATTCCACattgtgaaatatattttctcataAGAAATCAAAGGCGTGAAGCATCATTTCACTTTGCTTTGGTTATGTGTCTTCAGACTAAAAGGAATTAGGAATTAGTTtggttgtgaaaacaaatcGTGGTTTTCGtaacaggaggagaggaagaggatgaaggaggagatagagaagaggagggcggaggctgcagagaagaagaaacagaaggagGACGATTCTTCAAAACCTGCCTTTGCTATCAGTCCCAAAGGCTCCTCAAAGGTCAGTTTTGGAGGTTCAGACATCTTGGAATTGTTCTTCCAGCTCAATAACGTCACTTCACTATAATTTAAACAGCATGTTCAGTGGATTATCCACAGTAGTAGTGAAACTGAAAAGAGATGCCCCTGCTTTccttaatgttatttttaatttcattccATTTACGTCCATTGTATCGAGGTGGGGCCAGAAAAgaggacattttaaaacttCCAAGTTAAAATGATCctaaacaaaaactaaacagcTACGCGACCCGAAATGTATCAGGGAAATGCATTTAAACAGGAAGCATACTCCCCAACACTGGGACATTTTGGGaactacatttattcaagtacttgCTGATATCCATCTTCTCATATAACTCCCAAATATTCAAACTGCATTGTTACCAGCTTGTCTTTACAGATTATAGTATTACAGTTTTCCTTTACTCCCATATGACGACAGAtctgtttgtatttaatatttgtgGTCTCCAGTTGTGagacatattttgtgttttaatgttttgttgttcacATTTCAATTCCTCAGATATAACCCATTTATTGTGAGTtgacaatcatttaaaaaaagatgtgagCTGTTGTCTGCACTTTACTCAAATATGGCTGTTTTTGAAATAGACCATGACTGGGTCCTTTTCTTACCAGAGTATTTTTGGAGGAATGTtgagaattgtgtgtgtgtgtgtgtgtgtgtgtgtgtgtgtgtgtgtgtgtgtgtgtgtgtgtgtgtgtgtgtgtgtgtgtgtgtgtgtgtgtgtgtgtgtgtgtatcctggCTCCCTGTCTGGCAAACTCTCCAGTTCAATCGCTCAGGCACTAAGTAAGTTCAGAGAAACCTTCCCAGGGACTGACTGGTCTGCCTCTCAGTCAGGTTGTCTTGGAGACAAGAAGGAAGCCAGGACAGCTTGTCCATGTCAGTATTTATTTGTGCATGCCAACCACAGACTGCTTTATAACCTAAAACTATGCTGTTTTGTACAGATCGGGGCGAAGGCAGAATTCTTGAGCAAATCAGCCCAGAAAAGGTGAGCCATAAAAGgtattttacagtaaaataaagaataaaggaaTAAACCAGACACTCTTGTATTAGTGAGCCGCACTAATGTCCCATGTGTTGGTCATCCACACAGCACCGCAGGCAGAGTGTCTCACTCTCCAATCGTCTCCAAGATAGGCAACAGAATGGATCAGTACACCTCTGCCATCCAGGTGAGACTCATTATTAACTATTTATTCaacttgaaatgttttattggcATGAATGTAAAAAGGACAATATTGCAAAAGCGTCAAGTATTAATGAGAttatgaagaaaaagaaggtaTGGTTcataaaatcaagaaaatagcatagtgtgtgtgtgtgtgtgtgtgtgtgtgtgtgtgtgtgtgtgtgtgtgtgtgtgtgtgtgtgtgtgtgtgtgtgtgtgtgtgtgtgtgtgtgtgtgtgtgtgcgtgtgtgtgtgtgtattcaaaatccaacattttatttaaatatattattagaCTGTTGATGCATCAAtgtaaaattaacattttgctCATGTCAAGGTAGGTTTTAACGATGTACTATAATTGTAAGATACACTGTATATGATGGGAGTTGAGATGATTGAtgttggaaagaaagaaaaacattaaatgtattttgataatatataataataataaataaataataatttaatctCTTTGTGCCTCTAAATACTTATTTAAATGACATCATCTGAGAAGTTTAGAGAGGAAATGTGTCTCAAAGATATCTTAAACATGACAAGAAGCCCAAATCAGACACAGattctttatttgtgtgtttgatctttaacaatgcatttgtattttataatcttttcaatattttaaatctgtaattagaaactaaagctgtcaaaatgacaataattgcCTGTgaaatgcagtggagtagaagcataaagcaacacaaaatTGAAATacatcaaaattgtacttgtacagtacttgattaaaagttactttccaccattgATTGTCAATATAGCATTTGTAAAAGTAGTTAAATCCATCCTCCACTTCCACAGGGAAACAAAGACGTCAAATCCCCAAAGTCTCCGATGGTAGATATTCCTACAGGAGGTGCGCGCAGCATTAAGAGCATGTgggagaaaggaaacatcagCAGCTCCTCTGAAAGTCCAGCCCCTGCCAACAAGGTGAGAGAATGAGACCAAGAGGGGGGAACAGAGAGATTTACTGATATGTTATTTGAGTATTTGAGATGTCTCTTTTTCCCAGGATGTGGTTGGTATCAAAGGAGGCGTGGCTGGACGTGTCAACAGTTGGATGGCAAAGCCTCCAGAGGCAGAGAAGACAGCAGCACCGGcaccggcagcagcagcagcatcaccagcagcagcatcaccaGCAACAGCAAAGCCAGCAGTAAGGCCTAACTAATCCTTGTCTtgatcacacacatacacactattGTAAATAGGACACCAGTGTTACTTCAATAGAGTAATGCCTTGATATTCTGCACACGCTAATGTTCTCATTTGCACATCAACATGCCAGTCTTTTGTTGGCTGCAGCCTTTATATATCTGAGCTCCAAGGCTAAAAAAAGTTTGCTGCCTGGAGTCTAGTGACACCACATGGACAGTTTGCACATCTGCTGCCAAAGCCCCAACAATCACCGGTGTATTATTCTTTATATCATGCATGAgttttaatatatgtatttaagcCTAAACCTGTGGAAAAACGTTGAATGGAAGAATGATATCACTCTCATTGTCGGACAACAGTCTAACTATAAAGCGCTGAACAGCAGCAGTTATGTGTTAGTCATGTGGCTGAATGCCAACATGCCTCCTCGCACTGCCATTTCTTCACCACTCCATACATCAATCACTTTGGCCTCTGTAGGTATTTCAAGAGTATATTGCAGCTCATAAAACCCATAAACCATACACTATTTTCAAACAGTCATCTTTTGTATTGGACTTACTTTAAGCcaaaaaaactatatatttaaatcTCGCCGTGACTCCATATTTAAAGTCTTCTTCGGGGCAAGGATAAAAGGTCATATCTCTTCATATTCATCTCACATAGAGACATTTTTATCCTATTTCACAACGTggacaaaacaaccaaacaagTATGTAGAAGTAGAGtgatttaatgttgtttaatatCATATGGCCCCAATACATAAATGAGGAAATTGTAACTGAGTACTCAGTGGACCTTGTGTCCCATTCTTAAAGTAGGACACCAGCTGCTAATCTTACCAGGGTTCCTGGAGACATTACGCTATGTCCATATGCTGTAGCAATGCTGGATGAGGTGTGACATTGTTTTCACGCGAAATTTATGAGCAAGATATCTTTAGTGTCAAACGTCTTGGGCAGCAGAGGAGTGGTTGTAACTTTGCCCCTCACTTATGCGGCAACACTTCCCCCTGATGGGAAGAAGCTGTAAAGCAGACTCATGTCTTACATCTGTTTTCTCTTCTGCACTGAGTCTGTTTACTGAGTTGTTTAATTCTCTTCTGcctttctttcctccttccaATTGCACAATTGTTTCTCAGCTTTCCACACTTAAACTTCTCCTGCTGTTCTTTGCCTACTCTTCAAACTGGTGAAGGTACCATTTTGCATACATTTCACCATAACTACCAATAATAGTCTGAATCGTAATAAATACTAAACAATTGCATCCAGCCTGTTGTGGAAAGTAATAGTATAATTCTGAGGCACTtaacttgagtatttacatttgttactactttatacttcattgATTTGACTTTAGTTCCTTTGCAGATTGAgattattaatcaaataatcaaaacataaatctaatgtattaatatagattaaactacctaGAGGTGTATAGTAGTTCAAATTAACCCAAACTTTAAcagctgcagcattaaagtGACGCTTAGACATAGGCATCAGCAATTGCAATctacttacatatatatatatatatgtgtttatatacacacacatatacatacataca
This window contains:
- the cald1b gene encoding caldesmon 1b, with the translated sequence MDDDFDHRMELRRQRREQMRLDTDKVDNTNDDEEEEAREQRRRAREERKKMRDTEEPESPDVTNSVTETESSATADAEGADDDDALLERLAKREERRQKRMKEAMERQKEFDPTVSTSNGTDSGLEEQSSISSSRQRHTEDDEEKPAEDSDMNSWRKDEEDNNDEKESVEESRTASTRNEEEIEEKAAATEAEVEQPDLGKNEAVPDVDKEERENKERQQKEMEQKLRIEEEERQKGEMEEKLKKEEKERQLKEEEERKKMGEEEQQQEAEEKKKKEEEDKLKKRETEEKKKKEEEEKPKRFGFKEKTEPAKPNGGLFENKLKKTEKISRDNAPSTKADDKERQEAEKKLQELKRRRNDAESEDFEKMKQKQQDAEVELDDLKRKREDRKKIIEEEEKQKKQELEDKKAKEQEERKRMKEEIEKRRAEAAEKKKQKEDDSSKPAFAISPKGSSKIGAKAEFLSKSAQKSTAGRVSHSPIVSKIGNRMDQYTSAIQGNKDVKSPKSPMVDIPTGGARSIKSMWEKGNISSSSESPAPANKDVVGIKGGVAGRVNSWMAKPPEAEKTAAPAPAAAAASPAAASPATAKPADVKPGEIGNKRGMWETKKSSAPAKLPVGVKSKFVTNAGVRP